The DNA sequence GCTCGTTGCCCTCGGTCACCGCCACCCACACGTCGTCGATCCGGCTCACGATGCTCCGGGCCGAGCGCACCTCCGGCCCGGCGGCGACCGAGGCGGACGGCGCACGGCGCAGCAGCTCCTCGATGCGGTCGAGGCGGCGCGCCAGGTCGCCGGGGTCGTCGCGGTCGTCGGCCACGTGCCCGAGTATGGCCACCCGGTAGCCTCGCCGCCATGGCCGATCTGCAAGCCGCCATCGAAGACCTCTGGGACCGCAGAGCCGATCTCCAGCCGGGCAACGCCGATGCGCTCGAGCCGGTGCGGGAGGCCATCGGCCTGCTCGACTCCGGTCAGGTGCGGGTCGCCGAGGTCGACGCCTCCGGTGAGGTCACGGTCCACATCTGGCTGAAGCAGGCGATCCTGCTGCTGTTCAAGCTGTCGGCCATGACCACGACGGAGCTCGGTCCCTTCGAGTTCGCCGACAAGATCCCGCTCAAGCGGGGCTACGAGTCGGCCGGCGTGCGGGTGGTGCCGGGCGCGTCCGCCCGCTGGGGCTCGTTCCTCGAGCGCGGCGTGGTGATGATGCCGAGCTACGTCAACATCGGCGCCCGTGTCGGCGCCGGCACCATGGTGGACACCTGGGCCACGGTGGGGTCCTGCGCCCAGGTGGGCGCCAACGTGCATCTCTCCGGGGGTGTGGGCGTGGGGGGCGTGCTGGAGCCGCCCCAGGCCGCCCCGGTGATGATCGGCGACGACGCCTTCATCGGCAGCCGCTGCATGATCGT is a window from the Acidimicrobiales bacterium genome containing:
- a CDS encoding 2,3,4,5-tetrahydropyridine-2,6-dicarboxylate N-succinyltransferase, translating into MADLQAAIEDLWDRRADLQPGNADALEPVREAIGLLDSGQVRVAEVDASGEVTVHIWLKQAILLLFKLSAMTTTELGPFEFADKIPLKRGYESAGVRVVPGASARWGSFLERGVVMMPSYVNIGARVGAGTMVDTWATVGSCAQVGANVHLSGGVGVGGVLEPPQAAPVMIGDDAFIGSRCMIV